The proteins below are encoded in one region of Populus alba chromosome 2, ASM523922v2, whole genome shotgun sequence:
- the LOC118049891 gene encoding cytochrome b5 has product MGGNGKVFTLAEVSAHNSPKDCWLVVEGRVYDVTKFLEDHPGGDEVLLSATGKDATDDFEDVGHSSTARAMMDEFYVGDIDTATIPTTVKYTPPRQPHYNQDKTPEFIIKVLQFLVPLIILAVAVGVRFYTKSPSA; this is encoded by the exons ATGGGCGGCAACGGCAAGGTATTCACTTTGGCAGAGGTCTCCGCGCACAACAGCCCTAAGGATTGTTGGCTCGTCGTTGAGGGCAGG GTGTATGACGTGACAAAATTCTTGGAAGACCATCCCGGTGGTGATGAGGTTTTGCTGTCAGCCACAG GAAAGGACGCAACTGATGATTTTGAGGATGTTGGTCACAGTAGCACTGCAAGAGCAATGATGGATGAGTTTTACGTCGGTGATATTGATACAGCAACCATCCCTACCACCGTCAAGTACACTCCTCCCAGACAACCTCACTACAACCAGGACAAGACACCAGAGTTCATCATCAAGGTCCTGCAGTTCCTTGTTCCCCTGATAATCTTGGCTGTGGCTGTTGGGGTCCGCTTCTATACCAAATCACCTTCAGCATAG
- the LOC118049889 gene encoding BTB/POZ domain-containing protein At5g48800, with protein MDKHQQQQLSLAKCSRQKYSEWIFRDVPSDITIEVSGGTFALHKFPLVSRSGRIRKLVAEHRDADISRVELLNLPGGAEAFELAAKFCYGINFEITSSNVAQLCCVSEYLEMTEDFSKDNLGSRAEEYLESIVYKNLEMCVEVLQQCENLIPLADELRIVSRCIDAIASKACAEQIASSFSRLEYSSSGRLHMNKQAKREGDWWIEDLSVLRIDLYQRVMTAMKCRGVRPESIGASLVNYAQKELTKKSSLWNPSSQTKVDLISTGHERLVVETIVNLLPVEKLAVPITFLFGLLRSAVMLDCTIACRLDLERRIGSQLDVATLDDLLIPSFRHAGDTLFDVDTVQRILVNFSQQDDSEDDMEDASVFESDSPHSPSQTALFKVAKLVDNYLAEIAPDANLKLSKFMVIAETLPTHARTVHDGLYRAIDIYLKAHQGLSDSDRKKLCKLIDFQKLSQEAGAHAAQNERLPLQAIVQVLYFEQIRLRNTLCCSYADDDHKPMHNSWRISSGALSAAMSPRDNYASLRRENRELKLELARLRMRLNDLEKEHVCMKRDMQKSHSRKFMSSFSKKIGKLSIFGHSSSRGSSSPSKNSHRTDSRVIERTCASTD; from the exons ATGGACAAACATCAGCAGCAACAACTGTCTTTGGCCAAGTGTTCCAGGCAGAAATACAGTGAATG GATTTTTCGGGATGTTCCTAGCGATATCACCATAGAAGTGAGCGGAGGGACATTCGCATTACACAAG TTCCCTTTAGTTTCTCGAAGTGGACGAATCAGAAAGTTGGTTGCAGAACATAGAGATGCTGATATCTCAAGGGTGGAGCTGCTTAATCTACCAGGAGGAGCAGAGGCGTTTGAGTTGGCTGCAAAATTCTGTTATGGCATTAACTTTGAAATTACATCTTCAAATGTTGCTCAGTTGTGCTGTGTCTCTGAATACCTTGAAATGACTGAAGACTTCTCCAAAGACAATCTTGGTTCTCGGGCAGAGGAGTAtcttgagagcattgtttataaGAATCTTGAAATGTGTGTTGAAGTTTTGCAACAATGCGAGAACCTAATCCCTCTTGCTGATGAGCTTAGAATAGTTAGCCGATGCATAGATGCCATTGCCTCAAAGGCCTGTGCTGAACAAATTGCCTCAAGTTTCTCACGCTTGGAGTATAGCAGCTCAGGGAGGCTTCACATGAACAAGCAAGCAAAAAGAGAAGGGGACTGGTGGATAGAAGATCTGTCTGTTCTTCGCATAGACTTATATCAAAGGGTCATGACGGCCATGAAGTGCCGTGGTGTCCGTCCTGAGAGTATTGGTGCATCACTGGTGAACTATGCTCAGAAGGAGTTGACAAAGAAATCCAGTTTATGGAATCCATCTAGCCAGACAAAAGTTGATCTGATATCAACTGGGCATGAAAGACTTGTGGTTGAGACAATTGTTAACCTTCTGCCTGTTGAGAAACTTGCTGTTCCTataacttttctttttggtcTCTTGCGAAGTGCTGTGATGCTTGATTGCACAATTGCTTGTAGGCTCGACCTAGAGAGGCGGATTGGTTCCCAGTTGGATGTTGCCACTCTTGATGATCTTTTGATCCCGTCGTTCAGGCATGCAGGTGATACCTTATTTGATGTCGACACGGTCCAGAGAATCTTGGTTAATTTCTCACAGCAAGATGACAGTGAAGATGATATGGAAGATGCTTCGGTTTTTGAATCTGATAGTCCTCACTCACCATCTCAAACTGCTTTATTTAAAGTGGCAAAACTGGTTGACAATTATCTTGCTGAGATCGCTCCTGATGCAAATCTCAAGCTTTCCAAGTTCATGGTCATTGCAGAGACTTTACCAACACATGCACGAACAGTTCATGATGGACTATACCGGGCAATTGATATTTACCTAAAA GCTCATCAGGGTTTATCAGACTCAGACAGGAAGAAGCTCTGCAAACTGATTGATTTCCAAAAGCTCTCGCAAGAAGCTGGAGCACACGCTGCACAAAATGAACGGCTGCCCCTTCAAGCTATAGTTCAAGTGCTCTATTTTGAGCAAATAAGGCTCAGAAATACACTGTGCTGCTCTTATGCTGATGATGACCACAAGCCAATGCACAATTCATGGCGAATTAGCAGTGGTGCACTCAGTGCAGCAATGTCTCCGCGAGACAACTATGCATCACTGAGGAGAGAAAACCGAGAGCTAAAACTTGAGCTAGCTCGGTTGCGGATGAGATTAAATGATCTAGAGAAAGAACATGTTTGTATGAAGAGAGATATGCAAAAGTCTCATTCTCGTAAATTCATGAGTTCTTTCTCAAAGAAAATTGGTAAGCTTAGTATCTTTGGGCATAGTTCTTCAAGGGGATCAAGTTCTCCATCAAAAAATTCCCACAGAACAGATTCTAGAGTGATTGAGAGAACATGTGCCAGCACTGATTAG